From the bacterium genome, the window CACAGGTGGCGCCATGGTGGGATAGTGTGGTGCAACGGTTGAGTCCCTACGTGGATATTCAGAAGCTGGACCTTCGTGCAATGACCGAAGATGCGGTGAGCTGGCTCGGCAACTTTTTTGTCAACCAGACCTCCTGGATAATCGCTAATGTCTCGAAAGCGATCTTCTATTTCCTGCTGATGCTGTTCACGCTCTATTACCTGCTGAAGGACGGGGAGAAACTAGTCGAACGGATCGCTGCTTTGATGCCGTTGGAGCGATCACGCACGAATGCCATGCTTAAGGAACTTCATGGGATCATCAATTCGACCATGATTAGTGGGATTGTCATCGCGCTGATCCAGGGAGCGGTGGGCGGTATGATGTTTGCCCTGGTCGGAATCCCCTCGGCACTTTTCTGGGGAGCGATCATGGCGTTTCTGTCGGTCATCCCATTATTGGGAGCCTTCATCATCTATGTTCCGGCGGGACTCATTCTGATCATCAACGGCGATGTCGTCCAGGGGTGTATAATTATAGGAGTTGGTACGCTGATCGTCAGCCAGATAGATAATTTCCTTCGTCCGTATATGGTCGCCGGTGGGACAAACATGCATCCGTTGATGCTTTTTCTTTCCATGACGGGCGGAATTGCCTTGCTGGGGATCGAAGGATTGATCGCCGGACCGCTCGTGGCGGCAGCGTTTGTGACGATTCTCGAAGTGTTTGAGATTGAGATCGGACCCTGGAAAAGCGAAGCAGCTCCGCTGGAGCAGCCACCCTCGCCTGATTCAGCCGCGCAGTGACTTGCGATGCTAACTAATTTCCTGGCGTAAACAATCCCATCAAATTCCCGGATGGATCCTTGAAATGGGCGTAAAAGCCGGTTCCGGGGATGACTGATTTCGGGACAACCAACTCGCCGCCTGCAGAAACGACTTTCTCGCAGGAGATCTCGATATCTTCCACATATATATAGAGGACAGAGGTAGCGTTGATGCGGGACCGCTCGGTCCGAAAGATGCCGCCTCCGATTCCATTTGGGCCACTGGAAAATGTTGAGTAGGCGATTTGCTTTGGATCGGTGAACTCCCATCCAAAGACGGTCTGGTAGAAAGCGGCGGCACGGGGAACATCAACCGCTCCCATCTCAACATACACGATCGGCTGTGGCATCGGACCTCTCCCGAATAGGTTACTGATTTCTGCTCAACAACATAGCAGTGGAAGGCTGTTGGGTCAACCTGGAATCCGCCTTGTCGTTTTTCGATTATTGCGTATACTTGGACATATGAAGAATAAACGAATATTGGTGACTGGCGGGGCGGGGTTTCTTGGATACCATCTGGCTCAAAATCTTCCACGCCGCGAAATAGCCTTCCTGGCCTGCAATGATATCGCGCCCTTTTTCAAGGATGAATATCCCAAAGATTCGTTACTGGTAAATGTCGATGTCCGCGATGCGGACGCAATGTACCGTCTGATCCATGACAACAAGATAGATATCATCGTGCACTGCGCGGCGGCGTTGCCGCTCTGGCCGCGTGAAGAGATCATGTCGACCAATATCGCCGGGGTTCGGAATACCCTGACCCAGGCGCAGAAATGCGGAGTCGAACGAGTCATTTTCATCAGCTCAACCGCGGTCTATGGCGTTCCGGAAAAACATCCGCTGGTTGAGACCGATCCGGTCGAAGGGGTCGGGGCGTATGGGGAATCGAAAATCGCCGGCGAAGAGGTATGCGCGGAATTCCGCGCCGCGGGTATGTGTGTGCCGGTGATCCGGCCCAAGACATTTATCGGGACAGCACGGCTCGGCGTATTCCAGATACTTTATGATTGGGTTGACTCGGGGAAGCGGATTCCGATCATCGGTAAGGGGGATAATCTCTATCAGTTGCTCGAAGTGACCGACCTGATCGAGGCGATCTTCCTGGCAGGTTCCGCGCCGCCGGAAGTCGCCAATGACATATTTAATGTCGGGGCACAGCGCTTCGAAAAGGTAAAGCTGGATGTTGGCGCCTTGTGCGACTTTGCCGGAAACGGCGCGAAGGTCCTTCCAACTCCTGCCCCACTAGTCAAAGGTGCGCTGGCGGTCTTTGAGTTCATGAAGATCTCGCCGCTTTACAAGTGGGTATATGGGACAGCGGACAAAGACTCGTTTGTGTCGACCGAAAAGATCGAGAAAAAGCTTGGCTGGAAATCGAATTATTCAAACCAGGATGCTTTGATCGGTTCGCACAAATGGTATCTCGAACATAAGGATGAATTGAAATACGCCAAGGCGGGGGTGACTCACCGGGTCGGCTGGGATCAGGGGATATTGAAGTTCATCAAGCGATGGATGTAACGCTATTTTCTGATCACCACAGTCTCTGATTTGCCGGCGCGCGATACCTGAACCGCGATCGAACCGCGCTCGGTACCATCGAATAACATCTCCATAAGTTCTTTGTGCGTGCGGGGGCGAACACCGCCGACGCGCGTGATGATATCACCGATGCGGAGCCCGGCTTTGTAGCCGAGACGACCGTTGTCAATCTTATCGATCACCAACTGATTATTGTCGTTTATCCTGACCGCAAAGCCCAACTGCCCTTTGGCGGGGAGACCATCGACCGTCTCCCGGCGCGATTCACCCGCAGTTTGATCCGCCATCGGGCTGACTGCCGCCACCAGGCGGGAATCAGTCGGTTCTTTTCCCAACCAGACCAACAGAGGTTTCTCCGGCGTGAGCACCCAGCTTGACTGGAGATACTGCTCGTAGAGATCGCGGGCGGGGAGTCCATCTCTCCAGAATGGCGATTGATAGGAGGCGACGGCTGAGTCCGGGCCGAGGATAATTCTGGCGGTCGAATAAGCGAGATGAAAGGCGAGCATGTCGCGGTTGTACGGACCAGGTTGTGCGAGCGGGTGATTTTTCAGCGTACTGGTCAGGTCAGCACGTCGGGACTCACCCTCGAGCAGAAGCCGCTGAGCCAACTGATAGATCAGGTTGAGTTTGGTTGGGGAGCCCGATGGTACCGCCTCGGTCAAAGCGCCAACGCGAATGCCGCTGATCGGCAGGATCAGCGGATCAGGATTGCCAGTGGTCGGATAGTAGCGAAGGAGGGTGACGTTGATCGTCTGGCGCTCCCAGGGGATACCGGCAAGCTCTGAGAGTATCCAGAGGACGGAATCACCGGTTTGCAGCCAGAATGAATCGAGTTCGACGGTGTGCGCCAGTACCCACCGCTGATCATCAATTGCGGCGGTTGTGCGATAATAGGTCGGGTAAAGACTGGTCTGCAGTTCGACATTCTCTTTGTCGAAGAGGACAGTCGGTCGCGACTGGAGGTATGAATCCGGCTGCGCCATGAGTGACGCAGCCAGAATGAAAATTAATATCAGGCAATAACGGTACATGCAGCGATAGTACTAGTCGCAACTCGTTGGTGCAAGCAAAACCGGATCATCGTATGGTCGGCTCCTGAGGGAATGCCGGCTGCTGATCGAGCGGAATGTCCAACAGCCTGAAATAAAACAGGGTAACGGCTGAGTGGAAAAACGAGCCGTAGAGGCCATCGACTACCAGCAATAGCAACAGCCCGATCGGTATCCCGATCAAGAGAGCGGGGATCAAGCCCCCCTCGGTCGCGAGCGCCATGGCGACAAACGGGGCGGCGACCACCACGAAGATCATGATGATTACGAAGCTCATGGCAATGGCCAGGACGATCAGGATCAGGGCAAACTTGAAACAGGTACCGAGATAGGTCCGGAAAAGGAAGTAGGCTTCATCGAGTGCATCACTGATCCCGGAGCCGCGAACGACGATCGCGCGCTGGGAGAACCAGTAGAGCATCAGAACAGTGACCAGTCCGGCGATAAAGGCCGGCAAAAGAATGATCAGTCCAAGAATCCCAATTACCCAATGGATAAGGAACAGGAGTACGGCCGGCAGGATGATTATTATCGCCAGGGCAACCACCGCTCCGAAAAGAAGGATGCCGAGGCCGAGGAAGCGGAGGAAGTTGTCGACGCCTATAGAGAAGGAACTTCCGAACGTATAGACACCGCCGCGAGTCAATTTGTTGACAGCATCGATATGTGCGGCTGAGGAGATAAAGTGCATGATGAACAAAAATAGCCCCACGACTACTCCGATCATCAGAATGGTCATAAAAGCCGGGCTGGAGATTATCGACTGTATCTGGCCGTAGTCATCGCTGTTGATCAGGCCGTTGAGGTTGCCGATGCTTTCAATGAAGAGTCCAAACACCCAAAGAGATTTGTATCTCCAGGCGATATCCCAGGACCGCTGCAGGATAGACCCAAACTCCATTGTCATCTCCTCGTCTGTGATTGTGTGATCGACCCAATATACTTCCAGAGAAAAGTTCGGGGCAATCAAAAAGCGGATTGAAAAATCAAACTTGATTTGGTCCACTATCGCCCGCACCTTTGCGCTGAAGAAACGAAAGGTGAAAGTATGTTGAGTCGTACGAAACGCTACAGTTTGCTGGTATTACTTGCGCTTGGATTGATTATTCACGGTTGCGGCACGGAAGAGCAGGAGAGTAGTGCACTGCCGGGAGACACCACTACTGCCGCCAATACTGAAGAGAGTAAGGGACGGGATAGCGTGTCAGTTACTCTGGTAGGGCAGGATTCCGTCACGGTGTTAGAACTGCTCCAGATGTCGCACTATGTGGAATCGCGGTCGACCGCCATGGGGTCATTTGTGACAGGGATCGACTCGATTCGGGGTGGAACGTCGGGCTACTGGGTATATACGATCAACGACACAGTCCCTAAGACTGCGGCAGACAAGATGTTCACTCGGTCAGGGGATACGGTGGTCTGGAAATTTCGGGTCCCATCCGAGTAAACCGACTGCCAGATATTAGCTTCCCTTTTTGGACCGGGGATATATATTCCCCGTCATGACGCTGGAGACAATGCGGCGAATCGAACAAGGGGAGTTTTTTCTGATTGCCGGACCCTGTGTGGCAGAGTCCGCCGACCTCTGTCTGCGAGTGGCGGAATCGGTCAACAGTCTGGCCCAGAAATACAACATCCCGTACATATTCAAGACCTCTTATATCAAGGCGAATCGCCTTTCGGGGGAGACCTATACCGGACCGGGGCTGGAGAAGGGGCTGGAGATACTGGCCAGAATCAAATCGACTTTCGGCATTCCGGTTCTTACCGACATCCACGAGACCACTGAGATAGCCGCGGTGGCGCAGGTAGTCGATGTCCTGCAGATACCGGCGTTTCTCTGCCGCCAGACCGAACTGGTCGTGCAGGCGGCAGCCACCGGCAAATGGATCAATATCAAAAAAGGGCAATTTCTGGCTCCGGATGATATGGAGCAGATCGCGCATAAAGCGGGCACCAAAAAGGTAATGCTGACCGAACGAGGGGCATCCTTTGGCTACCGCAATCTGGTGGTCGATTTCCGTTCATTACTGATCATGAAAAAAACTGGCCTTCCGGTGGTCTTTGATGCTACGCACTCGCTGCAATTGCCGGGTGGGGCGGGGAAAGAGTCCTCGGGACAGCCGGAGTTTGCGCTCCCCCTCGCGCGGGCGGCTGCGGCAGTTGGAATCGATGGGCTGTTTATCGAAACACATACCAATCCATCGGAAGCAAAATCGGACCGCGCTACCCAGCTCCCGCTTGAGGCGATGCCCAAATTGATCGAACAAGTGACCGCGATTCGCGAGGCGGTGAAGTCGCATGGCTAAAGTGCAGTTGACCCGCGAACAGATGCGGGAACGGTTTAAGCAGGTCAGGCTGCTGGCGCTCGATGTCGACGGTGTGCTGACTGATGATTCCATCTATTTCGGTCCGGATGGATTCGAAATGAAGCGGTTCAATATCTCGGACGGCTTCTTCATGGTGCTGGCGATGCGGAGCGGGCTGGAACTGGCGATAGTTTCCGGTCGCTACTCTCCCGCGACGGACACCCGCATGAAAGATCTCGGCGTGACGCACGTACTGCAGGGGAAGAAAAACAAAGTGGAACTGATCGAACCGTTGTTGGAGAAATTGCAGATCGGGTTCCATGAAGTGGCATTTGTCGGAAATGAACTTCTGGATATCGGGTTGGCGAAGCGGGTGGGATTGCCGATCGGAGTACGCAATTCCGCGCCGGAGTATCTTGAAGTGGTAGAATATGTCGCCGTGCAATCAGGCGGCGCTGGGGCGGTGCGCGAAGTGATCCAGCTCTATTTTGAGGCGGTCGGCAAAAACCCGATCGAGTATGTGATTTGAAAGCGGAAGAGATGGTCACGTATGCCCAGTCGGTGATCCGACAGGAAGCAAAGTCAGTTGCTGCCATGGCTGATCGGCTGAATGGATCATTCAGCGATGCCGTGCAGGCGATCATGGATTGCAAAGGGCGCGTGATTGTCGCAGGGATGGGGAAGTCCGGACTCATTGGTCGGAAGATCACCGCGACTTTCAATTCAACAGGAGTATCGTCGTTTTTTCTGCACCCTGCCGAAGCGGTGCATGGTGATCTTGGATTAGTTCGCTCCGATGACATTATGCTGTTGATCTCCAAGTCCGGTCAGATCGACGATCTCGCGTATATCATTGCCGCCGCAAAGCGGATCGGCGTCACGATCATCGTGCTGAATGGAACGCCCAATTCTCCGCTGGCACAGCGCGCCGATATCGTGTTGGATTGCTCGGTGGAGATGGAAGCGTGCCCGAATAATGTCGTGCCGACCTCATCATCGACCGCCGCGCTGGTAATGGGAGATGCATTGGCGCTCGCGCTGGTCAAGGCGCGTAATTTCTCACTCGAAGAACTGGCGAGTTATCATCCGGCGGGATTCATCGGCAAACGACTGCTCAAGCATGTCTCCGAAGTGCATCATACCGGCGAGGAGTTGCCGATCATCACCTCACAGGCGAAGATCACCGAGATGTTGCTGGTGATGACCTCCCGGCGATTGGGGTGTGTGTTTACGATCGATCCTGAGGGGAAACCGACCGGCGTTTTTACAGATGGGGATCTTCGGAGATTATTGGAGCGAGGGAAGGACTTCTTTAATCTGACGGCGGATGAAGCGATGCACCGCAATCCGAAGTCTATCTCTGAATCGGCGATCCTGGATGCGGCGCTGGCGATGATGGAGCGGTATTCGATAACGCAACTGGCGACGGTCGACCAGGATGGTCGGCTGGTCGGCGTGATCCACCTGCATGACATTCTGAAATCCAAGCTGCTCTAAGCAGCATAGCAGATAACCCGGGCGTCACGAATCAACTTTCCGGCAGAGGAGAATCGGATGTTTGAGTCATCGCAACTGGCGATCTTCATGGCGGCAACGCTGGCGCTTAATTTGACCCCCGGACCGGACATGCTGTACACCGCGACACGGTCTCTCGGCCAGGGGAGACGGGCGGGGATCGCATCAGCGCTGGGGATAGGCGCCGGGACGATCGTACACATTATCGCCGCAACTCTCGGGTTATCCGCAGTGCTCTCTTACTCGGCATTCACCTTCATGGCGATCAAGTATCTTGGCGCGGCTTACCTGATCTATCTGGGGATCAAGACCTTTCGCAGCAAGGCGCAGTTGCATCTGGGGAAAAACGTGGCGAAAGAGAGTCTCTCGCGCATCTTCTGGCAGGGAGTGTTAACCAATATTCTCAATCCCAAAGTCGCGCTTTTCTTCCTGTCGTTTCTGCCACAGTTCGTTGATCCGGAACGAGGATCGGTCGGCTTGCAGTTGGCGACATTGGGAGTGATGTTCGACCTGTCCGGCGTGACCGTGCTGCTGGTGATCGCAATAGCGGTAGGGCATGCCTCCAGTTGGTTGGAAAACAGCCCGACATTCCTCAAAGTGCAGAAGTGGTTTACCGGGTCGGTCTTTATTGCGCTTGGAGCGCGGTTGGCGCTCGCAGACCGGAAATAGCATCTCTATGAGATCCAGGTAACACCAAAATGTCGTCGCGAATAATCAAGCGAACCAAGAATACACTTGTCTACTACCTGACACGTCTCCTCATCTGGAAACTGAATATTCTCCCACGATCATGGTCCATTCGGATAGGAGCATCGCTCGGCAGGCTGGCGTGGCGGATGATCGACCGGGACCGCCAGCGCGTCCATCAGAATCTCCAGATCGCCTATG encodes:
- a CDS encoding LysE family translocator, coding for MFESSQLAIFMAATLALNLTPGPDMLYTATRSLGQGRRAGIASALGIGAGTIVHIIAATLGLSAVLSYSAFTFMAIKYLGAAYLIYLGIKTFRSKAQLHLGKNVAKESLSRIFWQGVLTNILNPKVALFFLSFLPQFVDPERGSVGLQLATLGVMFDLSGVTVLLVIAIAVGHASSWLENSPTFLKVQKWFTGSVFIALGARLALADRK
- a CDS encoding HAD hydrolase family protein, which encodes MAKVQLTREQMRERFKQVRLLALDVDGVLTDDSIYFGPDGFEMKRFNISDGFFMVLAMRSGLELAIVSGRYSPATDTRMKDLGVTHVLQGKKNKVELIEPLLEKLQIGFHEVAFVGNELLDIGLAKRVGLPIGVRNSAPEYLEVVEYVAVQSGGAGAVREVIQLYFEAVGKNPIEYVI
- a CDS encoding NAD(P)-dependent oxidoreductase, which gives rise to MKNKRILVTGGAGFLGYHLAQNLPRREIAFLACNDIAPFFKDEYPKDSLLVNVDVRDADAMYRLIHDNKIDIIVHCAAALPLWPREEIMSTNIAGVRNTLTQAQKCGVERVIFISSTAVYGVPEKHPLVETDPVEGVGAYGESKIAGEEVCAEFRAAGMCVPVIRPKTFIGTARLGVFQILYDWVDSGKRIPIIGKGDNLYQLLEVTDLIEAIFLAGSAPPEVANDIFNVGAQRFEKVKLDVGALCDFAGNGAKVLPTPAPLVKGALAVFEFMKISPLYKWVYGTADKDSFVSTEKIEKKLGWKSNYSNQDALIGSHKWYLEHKDELKYAKAGVTHRVGWDQGILKFIKRWM
- a CDS encoding AI-2E family transporter, which translates into the protein MTMKRHYLSISLFLTVAAAVIFLFYKLLAPFFAPLMWATVFAILFHPLYKRLLKRVKRPGLASILILFLIIIVIIGPVVLLSVMLVEQAASAVQRVTEMRQSGQLDTIWSQVAPWWDSVVQRLSPYVDIQKLDLRAMTEDAVSWLGNFFVNQTSWIIANVSKAIFYFLLMLFTLYYLLKDGEKLVERIAALMPLERSRTNAMLKELHGIINSTMISGIVIALIQGAVGGMMFALVGIPSALFWGAIMAFLSVIPLLGAFIIYVPAGLILIINGDVVQGCIIIGVGTLIVSQIDNFLRPYMVAGGTNMHPLMLFLSMTGGIALLGIEGLIAGPLVAAAFVTILEVFEIEIGPWKSEAAPLEQPPSPDSAAQ
- a CDS encoding VOC family protein, which codes for MPQPIVYVEMGAVDVPRAAAFYQTVFGWEFTDPKQIAYSTFSSGPNGIGGGIFRTERSRINATSVLYIYVEDIEISCEKVVSAGGELVVPKSVIPGTGFYAHFKDPSGNLMGLFTPGN
- the kdsA gene encoding 3-deoxy-8-phosphooctulonate synthase, whose amino-acid sequence is MTLETMRRIEQGEFFLIAGPCVAESADLCLRVAESVNSLAQKYNIPYIFKTSYIKANRLSGETYTGPGLEKGLEILARIKSTFGIPVLTDIHETTEIAAVAQVVDVLQIPAFLCRQTELVVQAAATGKWINIKKGQFLAPDDMEQIAHKAGTKKVMLTERGASFGYRNLVVDFRSLLIMKKTGLPVVFDATHSLQLPGGAGKESSGQPEFALPLARAAAAVGIDGLFIETHTNPSEAKSDRATQLPLEAMPKLIEQVTAIREAVKSHG
- a CDS encoding PDZ domain-containing protein, whose protein sequence is MYRYCLILIFILAASLMAQPDSYLQSRPTVLFDKENVELQTSLYPTYYRTTAAIDDQRWVLAHTVELDSFWLQTGDSVLWILSELAGIPWERQTINVTLLRYYPTTGNPDPLILPISGIRVGALTEAVPSGSPTKLNLIYQLAQRLLLEGESRRADLTSTLKNHPLAQPGPYNRDMLAFHLAYSTARIILGPDSAVASYQSPFWRDGLPARDLYEQYLQSSWVLTPEKPLLVWLGKEPTDSRLVAAVSPMADQTAGESRRETVDGLPAKGQLGFAVRINDNNQLVIDKIDNGRLGYKAGLRIGDIITRVGGVRPRTHKELMEMLFDGTERGSIAVQVSRAGKSETVVIRK
- a CDS encoding KpsF/GutQ family sugar-phosphate isomerase, with amino-acid sequence MKAEEMVTYAQSVIRQEAKSVAAMADRLNGSFSDAVQAIMDCKGRVIVAGMGKSGLIGRKITATFNSTGVSSFFLHPAEAVHGDLGLVRSDDIMLLISKSGQIDDLAYIIAAAKRIGVTIIVLNGTPNSPLAQRADIVLDCSVEMEACPNNVVPTSSSTAALVMGDALALALVKARNFSLEELASYHPAGFIGKRLLKHVSEVHHTGEELPIITSQAKITEMLLVMTSRRLGCVFTIDPEGKPTGVFTDGDLRRLLERGKDFFNLTADEAMHRNPKSISESAILDAALAMMERYSITQLATVDQDGRLVGVIHLHDILKSKLL
- a CDS encoding DUF4430 domain-containing protein, with protein sequence MLSRTKRYSLLVLLALGLIIHGCGTEEQESSALPGDTTTAANTEESKGRDSVSVTLVGQDSVTVLELLQMSHYVESRSTAMGSFVTGIDSIRGGTSGYWVYTINDTVPKTAADKMFTRSGDTVVWKFRVPSE